Proteins found in one Gadus macrocephalus chromosome 23, ASM3116895v1 genomic segment:
- the gcm2 gene encoding chorion-specific transcription factor GCMb, giving the protein MSRGDGEDCVCSVGMKFTWDINDPKLPQEIKQFDPFQEWTDGYVRFIYNGEDKNAQRHLSGWAMRNTNNHNCQILKKSCLGVVVCSRGCTLSDGTRLQLRPAICDKARQKQQKKPCPSCNASLELLPCRGHSGYPVTNFWRVDETSIFFQAKGVHDHPRPESKSETEARRSSVKRRVSSPFTQKRQCLGPALLSCVDTHTPDRLSFLGEPNYPLQPQHYPPFQPEPYYNTHNALGEAPPALQKPTNPRLYMPRPGCGYEFPGYLGSGSYAAPLHRDPAANHSSDLCDPRVAPVLGSSSSSSSSYDPQGTKGWRDLLKNAAPYGDNHYYTPEYPCRYPSNAPGSPAALQTIITTTTKVSYQPCPKPSPAVPGYQPCPPAKAPLGCPSSLPEDSSSSYSTEVKVTEESGGVIKSLSFQPDPLHAKTERGESYDYRCPYGNAYRYDEY; this is encoded by the exons ATGTCCCGAGGGGACGGAGAGGACTGCGTGTGTTCCGTCGGGATGAAGTTCACCTGGGACATCAACGACCCCAAACTACCTCAG GAAATCAAGCAGTTCGATCCTTTTCAAGAGTGGACAGACGGTTACGTCCGCTTCATATATAAcg GTGAAGATAAGAACGCACAGAGGCATTTGTCAGGCTGGGCGATGAGAaacaccaacaaccacaactgccAGATCCTCAAGAAGTCGTGCCTGGGAGTTGTAGTTTGTTCCAGAGGCTGTACACTCTCTGACGGTACCCGCCTACAACTCAGACCCGCCATATGTGACAAGGCTCGGCAGAAACAGCAAA agaAGCCCTGTCCCAGCTGTAACGCCAGCCTGGAGTTGTTGCCGTGCCGCGGCCACAGCGGCTACCCGGTCACCAACTTCTGGAGGGTGGACGAGACGTCCATCTTCTTCCAG GCCAaaggagtccacgaccaccctaGACCAGAGTCCAAGTCAGAGACGGAGGCCAGACGGAGCTCTGTGAAGAGAAGAGTCAGCTCTCCGTTCACTCAGAAAAGACAG TGTTTGGGCCCGGCGTTGCTGTCCTGTGTTGACACTCACACTCCAGATCGCTTGTCCTTTCTCGGCGAGCCAAACTACCCCCTCCAGCCACAGCACTACCCTCCATTCCAACCGGAACCTTACTACAATACCCACAATGCTCTGGGAGAGGCCCCGCCCGCCTTGCAGAAACCCACCAACCCGAGGCTTTACATGCCTCGGCCAGGGTGTGGCTATGAGTTCCCCGGTTACCTGGGGTCGGGAAGCTACGCAGCTCCACTCCACAGAGACccggcagccaatcacagctcgGATCTCTGTGATCCACG GGTGGCTCCGGTCCtgggctcctcttcctcctcctcttcctcgtacGACCCCCAGGGCACCAAGGGCTGGAGGGACCTGCTGAAGAACGCCGCCCCCTATGGAGACAACCACTACTACACCCCGGAGTACCCCTGCCGTTACCCTAGCAACGCGCCCGGCTCCCCCGCCGCCCTGcagaccatcatcaccaccaccaccaag GTGTCCTACCAGCCCTGCCCCAAGCCGTCCCCCGCGGTGCCGGGCTACCAGCCCTGCCCCCCGGCCAAAGCCCCCCTGGGctgcccttcctccctccccgaggactcctcctcctcctactccacggAGGTCAAAGTGACCGAAGAGTCCGGCGGGGTCATCAAGTCGCTCTCCTTCCAGCCGGACCCCCTCCACGCCAAGACGGAGCGGGGGGAGAGCTACGACTACCGCTGTCCCTATGGCAACGCGTACCGCTACGATGAATACTGA